In the genome of Chloroflexota bacterium, the window CGGTCATCGACTGCAATTGGCTCCAGGCGGAGGAGAACTCCCTTGACCCAACCCACGTCTACTATCTCCACGGCCACACCCTATTCAAGAAAGGCATCCGGCCACGAAACAACTACCGAAAGATCACGGCGTATGACTTCGAGCGCTTCGCGCACGGCATTCGCAAGAAGCGCATCTTCGGCGGCGACGGGCTCGATTCCTACGAGGAGCCGGGCCACCCGGCGGTGTTTCCCAACATCCTTCGCCACCACGTGGAGGGGCGGGATGGAAACAATCCCTATGACGGGACCATGCCGATCGATATGCACTTCCGCGTCCCGATCGACGACACCCACACGCAGGTCATTTGGCTGGGCTTCACGCCGTCGGTGGACGGAAGCTGGACCGATCCGTATGAGGAGGAGCCCGAGCTGGTCTATGTGGATTCGCTGAAGGACGAGTCCGGCGACTTCCACATGCGCACGTACCCGAGTCACGACAGCATGGCGTGGGTGACGCAAGGGCCCATCTTCGACCGAAGCGCGGAACACCTGGGCGCGTCGGACCGCGGCATCGCCATGTGGCGCGAGCTGCTGGAGGAGCAGATCGCCATCGTCGAGGCCGGCGGCGACCCCATCAACGTGTTCCGAGACCCGGCGCAAAACGCGCTCATCGAGTTCTCGCCGACGCGCGTGCGCGCGGGCGACCGGTACGTCCCACGCGACTCAGAAGAGGCGCGCAACTGGAAGGAGTACCGCCCCGGCTCGCGCGACGAGGCGCTGGCGGGCATGAAGCGCCGCCAGATGGAGAAGGCGGTAGCCGGGGAGGCCGCCTTCTATGGAAACGCGTAGCGGCGCCTCCTCTCCCGCCAGGCGGTCAGCCCGCGGAAAGGAACAGCGCTCGGGTGAACGGGTGACCCCGGCTCCTGGCTACGGGTGGTTCGTCAGCGGCTCCGCGTCGATGAGGACGAACAACATTCGCGCCGGCCGGTCGCTGCGGTTCGACCAGGCGTGGAAGGTGCCGCGCTGGACCAGCACGTCGCCCGGGCGCATCAGCGTTTCATCGTCGTCCAGCACGGCCCAGATCTCTCCCTCGAGACACACCGCGTAGTCGACGGTGTCGGTGGCGTGGAACGCCGGGTCCTTCGCGGAGCGCTCCGGCGTCGTGCGGCAGCCGCGCCGCTTCAAGTCCTCCGGGTCGTATGGGTGGGTCTTGGATGGAAGGATGTCGACGACGCGGATCACCGTTCCGCCTCGGTCCGGCGGCGGGGTGCGCAGGATGATCCCGTCGGGAACCGGATCGGTGGGATCGGTATTGGAGGCGGGCGACCCGTGGGTGATCCAGAGGCCCGCGCGAACCGGATCCGATGGCCCGAGGTCCCCGGTTGGGAGGAGCTTATCGGACACGATGTAGGACCGACCGGCCGCGTTGACCCCCGTCACGATACGTCGCACTTTCCCGGGCATGCCATCCCTCCCTATCTTCCTAAGCCAGGCCACGAGGCCCGACGTGTCTCCCCCAAGACGCGGGGGAACCTTACCGATTCGGTGCGATGAGGGCAAGCTCGCTCGGTCGTCGCGCCGTCCTGGCTCATCCACCCGCCGGCGCGGTGACCGCCGCATGCCCGCTGCCACGCGAGGGCTGGACCGCGCAACCGCTGGCGCGGTACATATTGCGCAGCGGGCTCGTAGCGGTGACCTCACGCGGAGGCGGCGCCATGCTGAGCAAAGAGGACAATGCGCTGATCACGCGTGTGGGCCCCGGCGCGCCGATGGGCAACCTCATGCGCCAGTACCGGATCCCAGCGCTCCGCTCGACGGAGCTGCCCGGGCCGGACTGCGCGCCCATCCGCCTGAAGCTGCCCGGCGAACAGCTCGTGGCGTTCCGCGATGCGGCCGGCCGGGTGGGTGTCGTCGCCAACGCCTCCCGCATCGCGGTGCCTCGCTGTTCTTCGGCCGCAACGATGAGCACGGCATTCGCTGCGTGTACTACGGCGGGAAGATCGACGCTATGGGCGCCTGCGTCGACACGCCGAACGAGCCGCTGGAGAGCAATTTCAAGGCCAAGGTGCATGCCACCGCGTATCCCGTGCCGGCGCGAATTCCTGACACATCATCGCTGAGTCGGTTGGAGGAGAAACGATGCTTACGAAGGAAGAGAACGAGCTGATAACCCGCGTCGGGCCGGGAACGCCCGCCGGTGAGCTGCTGCGGCGCTACTGGCATCCGGTCGCGGCGGCGCAGGAGTTGTCGCCCGAACAGCCGACTCGCTTTGTGCGGATTCTGGGCGAGGACCTCGTCCTGTTCCGCGACAAGAGCGGAAAGATTGGGCTGATCCAGGACCATTGCGCCCATCGGGGTGCGTCGATGCTCTACGGGCGCGTGGAGGAGCGCGGTATCGCCTGTGCGTACCACGGATGGCTCTACGACATTCAAGGGAACTGCCTGGAGACCCCAGCGGAGCCGGCG includes:
- a CDS encoding cupin domain-containing protein, which gives rise to MPGKVRRIVTGVNAAGRSYIVSDKLLPTGDLGPSDPVRAGLWITHGSPASNTDPTDPVPDGIILRTPPPDRGGTVIRVVDILPSKTHPYDPEDLKRRGCRTTPERSAKDPAFHATDTVDYAVCLEGEIWAVLDDDETLMRPGDVLVQRGTFHAWSNRSDRPARMLFVLIDAEPLTNHP
- a CDS encoding aromatic ring-hydroxylating dioxygenase subunit alpha: MLTSEMNERLTRVGPGTPAGELLRRYWHVVAPAAELTPDRPKKRVRLLAEDLVLYREPDGSYGLVAERCAHRGCSLYYGFLEDGGLRCPYHGWLWGRDGRCLEQPFEPAESMMKRVVRQAAYPVQRIAGLLFAYLGPAPAPLLPRWDVVAREDGTRLIEVQPVIDCNWLQAEENSLDPTHVYYLHGHTLFKKGIRPRNNYRKITAYDFERFAHGIRKKRIFGGDGLDSYEEPGHPAVFPNILRHHVEGRDGNNPYDGTMPIDMHFRVPIDDTHTQVIWLGFTPSVDGSWTDPYEEEPELVYVDSLKDESGDFHMRTYPSHDSMAWVTQGPIFDRSAEHLGASDRGIAMWRELLEEQIAIVEAGGDPINVFRDPAQNALIEFSPTRVRAGDRYVPRDSEEARNWKEYRPGSRDEALAGMKRRQMEKAVAGEAAFYGNA